A stretch of the Panicum virgatum strain AP13 chromosome 9N, P.virgatum_v5, whole genome shotgun sequence genome encodes the following:
- the LOC120689842 gene encoding chaperonin CPN60-2, mitochondrial, giving the protein MYRAAASLASKARQAGSSAAARQVGSRLAWTRNYAAKDIKFGVEARALMLRGVEELADAVKVTMGPKGRNVVIEQSFGAPKVTKDGVTVAKSIEFKDRVKNVGASLVKQVANATNDTAGDGTTCATVLTKAIFTEGCKSVAAGMNAMDLRRGISMAVDAVVTNLKGMARMISTSEEIAQVGTISANGEREIGELIAKAMEKVGKEGVITIADGNTLYNELEVVEGMKLDRGYISPYFITNSKTQKCELDDPLILIHDKKVSNMHAVVKVLEMALKKQRPLLIVAEDVESEALGTLIINKLRAGIKVCAVKAPGFGENRKANLQDLAILTGGEVITEELGMNLENVEPHMLGTCKKVTVSKDDTVILDGAGDKKSIEERAEQIRSAIENSTSDYDKEKLQERLAKLSGGVAVLKIGGASEAEVGEKKDRVTDALNATKAAVEEGIVPGGGVALLYASKELDKLQTANFDQKIGVQIIQNALKTPVHTIASNAGVEGAVVVGKLLEQGNTDLGYDAAKGEYVDMVKAGIIDPLKVIRTALVDAASVSSLMTTTESIIVEIPKEETPAPAMGGMGGMDY; this is encoded by the exons GTTGGGAGCAGACTTGCCTGGACCAGAAACTATGCGGCCAAGGATATCAAGTTTGGTGTTGAGGCTCGTGCTCTGATGCTGAGGGGTGTTGAGGAATTGGCTGATGCGGTCAAAGTGACGATGGGTCCTAAG GGTCGCAATGTGGTTATTGAACAAAGCTTTGGTGCACCTAAAGTCACAAAGGATGGTGTGACTGTTGCTAAGAGCATTGAATTCAAGGATAGAGTAAAGAATGTTGGGGCGAGCCTTGTGAAGCAGGTTGCCAATGCAACTAATGACACTGCTGGAGATG GTACCACATGTGCAACTGTTTTAACAAAAGCAATATTCACTGAGGGGTGCAAGTCTGTTGCGGCTGGAATGAATGCTATGGATTTAAGGCGTGGAATCTCAATGGCTGTTGATGCTGTTGTGACCAATCTGAAGGGTATGGCCAGAATGATTAGCACGTCAGAAGAGATTGCACAG GTGGGTACAATATCAGCAAACGGGGAAAGGGAAATTGGTGAGCTAATTGCCAAGGCCATGGAGAAGGTTGGCAAAGAGGGTGTAATCACCATTGCG GATGGTAACACCCTTTACAATGAGCTTGAAGTTGTTGAGGGCATGAAACTCGACAGAGGTTACATCTCTCCGTACTTCATTACCAACTCAAAAACCCAAAAATGT GAACTGGATGACCCATTAATTTTGATTCATGACAAGAAGGTTTCGAACATGCATGCAGTGGTTAAAGTTTTAGAGATGGCCCTTAAG AAGCAGAGGCCTCTACTAATTGTTGCAGAAGATGTGGAAAGTGAAGCATTGGGCACTCTGATTATTAACAAGCTTCGTGCTGGCATCAAG GTCTGTGCCGTCAAAGCTCCTGGTTTTGGGGAAAACAGGAAGGCAAACTTACAAGACCTTGCTATCCTTACTGGAGGAGAA GTCATAACCGAAGAACTTGGAATGAACCTTGAGAATGTTGAGCCTCACATGTTGGGTACATGCAAAAAG GTGACGGTCTCTAAGGATGACACTGTTATTCTTGATGGAGCTGGAGACAAGAAGTCCATTGAAGAGAGGGCAGAGCAG ATTAGATCTGCAATTGAGAATAGCACATCTGATTACGACAAGGAAAAGCTACAAGAGCGGTTGGCAAAGCTCTCTGGAGGTGTTGCTGTTCTAAAG ATTGGAGGAGCCAGCGAAGCTGAAGTTGGTGAGAAGAAGGATAGAGTGACAGATGCGTTGAACGCTACTAAAGCAGCTGTGGAAGAGGGCATTGTGCCAG GCGGCGGTGTTGCTCTTCTCTATGCATCAAAGGAGCTCGATAAATTGCAGACTGCGAACTTCGATCAGAAGATTGGTGTACAGATTATTCAGAATGCCCTGAAG ACCCCTGTGCACACTATTGCTTCCAATGCTGGTGTGGAGGGAGCAGTGGTCGTGGGCAAGCTTTTGGAGCAAGGAAACACTGACCTTGGTTATGATGCTGCTAAAG GTGAATACGTTGACATGGTGAAGGCCGGTATCATTGACCCACTTAAAGTGATCAGAACTGCCCTGGTTGATGCTGCTAG CGTGTCATCCCTGATGACCACCACGGAGTCCATCATTGTAGAGATCCCCAAGGAGGAGACACCGGCACCGGCAATGGGAGGCATGGGTGGAATGGACTACTAA
- the LOC120689844 gene encoding GDSL esterase/lipase At5g33370-like, translated as MSEQFTRSKDQSPLTMSSFSWLATVVALLGLLARPSECTRAFFVFGDSLVDNGNNNYLMTTARADSPPYGIDFPTHRATGRFSNGKNIPDIISEHLGAEPTLPYLSPELRGQKLLVGANFASAGVGILNDTGIQFVDILRMSRQLRFFGEYQRRLRALVGAARARQLVRRSLTLITLGGNDFVNNYYLVPFSLRSRQFALPDYVRYLVSEYRKILIRLYAMGCRRVLVTGTGPLGCAPAILAQRSRNGECAAELMRAASLFNPLLARALEGLNRRYGAGTFIAANAFRVHFDFVSDPGAYGFATAKDACCGQGPHNGLGLCTAASSLCADRGRYVFWDPYHPTERANRIIVSQFIGGSLDYVSPMNLSTVLEMDARQLGA; from the exons ATGAGCGAACAGTTCACCCGCTCCAAGGACCAATCGCCTCTGACGATGAGCTCCTTCTCGTGGTTGGCGACCGTGGTCGCCCTGCTGGGCTTGCTGGCGCGGCCGTCCGAGTGCACCCGCGCCTTCTTCGTGTTCGGCGACTCGCTGGTGGACAACGGCAACAACAACTACCTCATGACCACGGCCCGCGCCGACTCGCCGCCGTACGGGATCGACTTCCCGACGCACCGCGCCACCGGACGCTTCTCCAACGGCAAGAACATCCCCGACATCATCA gCGAGCACCTCGGCGCGGAGCCCACGCTTCCGTACCTGAGCCCCGAGCTCCGCGGGCAGAAGCTGCTCGTCGGCGCCAACTTCGCGTCGGCCGGCGTCGGGATCCTGAACGACACCGGCATCCAGTTCGTGGACATCCTGAGGATGAGCCGGCAGCTGCGGTTCTTCGGCGAGTACCAGCGCAGGCTCCGCGCGCTGGTGGGCGCGGCCCGGGCGCGGCAGCTGGTGCGCCGCTCGCTCACGCTCATCACCCTCGGCGGCAACGACTTCGTCAACAACTACTACCTCGTCCCCTTCTCCCTGCGCTCCCGCCAGTTCGCGCTCCCGGACTACGTGCGCTACCTCGTCTCCGAGTACAGGAAGATCCTCATC AGGCTGTACGCGATGGGTTGCCGCCGCGTGCTGGTGACGGGCACGGGGCCCCTGGGGTGCGCGCCGGCGATCCTGGCGCAGCGGAGCCGGAACGGCGAGTGCGCGGCGGAGCTGATGCGCGCGGCGTCGCTGTTCAACCCGCTGCTGGCGCGGGCGCTGGAGGGGCTGAACCGCCGGTACGGCGCCGGCACGTTCATCGCGGCGAACGCGTTCCGCGTCCACTTCGACTTCGTGAGCGACCCGGGCGCGTACGGGTTCGCGACGGCCAAGGACGCGTGCTGCGGGCAGGGCCCCCACAACGGGCTGGGGCTGtgcacggcggcgtcgagccTCTGCGCCGACCGGGGGCGCTACGTGTTCTGGGACCCGTACCACCCCACGGAGCGCGCCAACCGGATCATCGTCAGCCAGTTCATAGGCGGCTCGCTCGACTACGTCAGCCCCATGAACCTAAGCACCGTCCTCGAGATGGACGCCAGGCAGCTGGGCGCCTGA
- the LOC120687348 gene encoding zinc finger MYM-type protein 1-like, with protein sequence MEKQSDEDIRKNRLRLRASIDAIRWLAFQACPFRGHDESAASNNQGNFLEMVKLLASYDDEVKAVVLGNAPGNAKYTSPDIQKEILDLMASNVQSAIRDEIGDAKFCLIVDESRDESRKEQMGIVVRFVDKDGFVRERFLELVHVRDTYSTTLKQEICSVLSNHKLDVKSIRGQGYDGASNMRGEWNGLQAKFMEDCPYAYYVHCFAHQLQLALVAASKEVTDVHNFFEHLALVVNTVVSSSKRNDDLNANQVAEIEHLIELNELETGSGANQIGTLQCPGDTRWSSHFDSICSLLRLYKPTFLVLKDIATARGSGTSASGRAKAAGAVKLMMSFDFVFILHVMKELMGITNLLCKKLQQKSQDIVNAMDDVATTKKPIQNLRDHGWSSLISDVTSFCKKQDIAVPDLNAFYADYIRSRAQNELTVEHHYRYDIFTVAVDQQLHELNSRFSEQATELLVLYASLDPKDSFSSLKIDDVCLLASKFYPADFSEQEMVNLRHQLQHYELYVPTNPRFQNLSNIADLCRRLKETGKSDDYYLIDRLIRLVLTLPVTTATTERAFSAMKLIKTRLRSKMGDGFLRDCLILYIEKEIAIKFTTESLIDGFWDMKSRRVRLK encoded by the exons ATGGAGAAGCAATCAGATGAAGATATTAGAAAGAACAGACTGCGTCTTAGAGCATCAATCGACGCAATCAGATGGTTAGCATTCCAAGCGTGCCCTTTCCGAGGGCATGATGAATCAGCAGCCTCAAATAACCAAGGTAATTTCCTTGAAATGGTAAAACTTCTAGCTTCATATGATGATGAGGTCAAGGCAGTTGTACTAGGCAATGCTCCAGGGAATGCTAAGTACACCTCACCAGATATTCAAAAAGAAATCCTTGATCTTATGGCCAGTAATGTGCAATCAGCAATTCGTGATGAAATCGGTGATGCTAAATTTTGCTTGATTGTCGATGAATCTAGAGATGAGTCAAGAAAAGAACAAATGGGAATTGTAGTTCGCTTTGTTGATAAAGATGGCTTCGTCAGAGAGCGTTTTCTTGAGCTTGTTCATGTTCGAGATACATACTCTACAACTCTCAAACAAGAAATATGCTCTGTTTTATCTAACCATAAATTGGATGTAAAAAGTATTCGTGGACAAGGATATGATGGTGCTAGTAACATGCGTGGAGAGTGGAATGGATTGCAAGCAAAGTTTATGGAAGATTGTCCTTACGCATATTATGTTCATTGTTTTGCTCATCAACTACAGTTGGCTCTTGTTGCTGCATCAAAAGAGGTAACTGATGTTCATAATTTCTTTGAACATCTTGCTCTTGTAGTCAATACGGTTGTGTCTTCCAGCAAGAGAAATGATGACCTCAATGCCAATCAAGTTGCTGAAATTGAGCATCTTATTGAGCTTAATGAGCTTGAAACTGGCAGTGGGGCTAATCAAATTGGAACCCTGCAATGTCCTGGAGACACTAGATGGAGCTCTCACTTTGACTCAATTTGCAGCCTTTTAAGGCTTTACAAGCCAACATTTCTAGTACTGAAAGATATTGCTACTGCTAGAGGTTCAGGGACTTCAGCTTCTGGACGAGCAAAGGCTGCTGGTGCTGTGAAATTAATGATGTCGTTTGACTTTGTTTTTATTTTGCATGTTATGAAAGAACTTATGGGTATCACAAACCTCCTCTGCAAAAAGTTACAGCAAAAATCCCAGGACATTGTCAATGCTATGGATGATGTTGCCACTACTAAAAAGCCGATTCAGAATTTAAGAGATCACGGTTGGAGTAGCCTTATCAGTGATGTGACATCATTTTGCAAGAAACAAGACATTGCAGTTCCAGATTTGAATGCCTTTTATGCAGACTACATTCGATCACGTGCGCAAAATGAGCTAACAGTTGAGCATCACTATAGATATGACATTTTCACAGTTGCTGTGGATCAACAATTACATGAGTTAAATTCCAGGTTCAGTGAACAAGCTACAGAGCTTCTTGTTTTGTATGCTTCTTTGGATCCTAAGGATTCGTTCAGTTCACTCAAAATTGATGATGTGTGCTTGTTGGCTTCAAAGTTCTATCCTGCTGATTTCTCAGAACAAGAAATGGTTAATTTGAGGCATCAGTTACAACATTATGAGCTTTATGTACCTACCAATCCAAGGTTTCAGAATTTGTCAAATATTGCTGATCTTTGCCGTCGGCTAAAAGAAACAGGAAAATCAGATGATTATTATTTGATTGACAG ATTGATTCGGCTTGTTCTAACTCTACCGGTTACAACTGCAACGACAGAGCGTGCATTCTCCGCAATGAAACTGATTAAGACAAGACTTCGGAGTAAAATGGGAGATGGCTTTCTAAGAGATTGCTTGATACTCTACATTGAGAAAGAGATTGCAATAAAGTTCACTACCGAATCACTTATTGACGGCTTCTGGGACATGAAGTCACGCAGAGTTCGACTCAAATGA
- the LOC120688891 gene encoding pectinesterase inhibitor 10-like produces MAPVTSILFAALSAAATLTSFTDAASSPSPRLAVPPPPCVAPPSAAAFLRARCATTPYAVACYDTLIPYACTFQTSHIKLARAAADVNLAWLRGLSTRVKEVVARGSTGAGVEAGALHDCASTVASAAGLAKQSAAELASLDAAGAAAARNKVRWSIANAQTWLSASMTNEATCVDGIGLAGAAASPVAREVVIGVLSAREHTTIALALVNGIPVPS; encoded by the coding sequence ATGGCTCCCGTAACCTCCATTCTCTTTGCCGCCCTTAGTGCTGCTGCTACACTGACGTCATTTACCGATGCTGCCTCCTCGCCGTCCCCGCGGCTAGCCGTCCCGCCCCCGCCATGCGTGGCGCCCCCGTCGGCAGCGGCGTTCCTTCGCGCGCGCTGCGCCACCACGCCGTACGCCGTCGCCTGCTACGACACCCTCATCCCCTACGCGTGCACGTTCCAGACCAGCCACATCAAGCtcgcccgtgccgccgccgatgTCAACTTGGCCTGGCTCCGCGGGCTTTCCACGCGCGTCAAGGAGGTTGTAGCCCGTGGCAGTACTGGCGCTGGGGTTGAGGCGGGCGCGCTCCACGATTGTGCCAGCACGGTGGCATCGGCCGCCGGCCTGGCCAAGCAAtcggcggccgagctcgccaGCCTCGACGCTGCAGGTGCCGCGGCAGCGAGAAATAAGGTCAGGTGGTCCATTGCCAACGCGCAGACGTGGCTCAGCGCCTCCATGACGAACGAGGCGACGTGTGTCGACGGGATCGGGTTGGCAGGCGCTGCCGCGTCGCCGGTTGCGAGGGAGGTGGTAATAGGAGTTTTGAGCGCCAGGGAGCACACGACCATTGCCCTCGCGCTCGTCAATGGCATACCGGTGCCGTCTTAG